A genome region from Cloacibacillus sp. includes the following:
- a CDS encoding TatD family hydrolase: MMFLVDTHCHLNREYYPDGLAEVFTHAADNDVRRMVFASADVATSREAAALASSQTDSPEIYALAGVHPHEAENVSPSYIAELEAIAADKRVCAVGEIGLDYFYDHSPREIQRRVFSEQIELAKRIGKPIVIHVRDAQNRAEGDANDEVYAMLREQGADAVGGVIHCFSGRAEDAKAALELGFYISFAGPVTYPKNQALREIAMTVPLDRILCETDSPYLAPQGFRGRQNEPWHVRSVYEYLSMLMGLPLEEFALAVKENGERIFGWGR; encoded by the coding sequence ATGATGTTTTTGGTGGATACGCATTGTCATTTGAATAGAGAATACTACCCCGACGGTCTGGCGGAGGTTTTTACGCACGCCGCCGATAACGATGTGCGGCGCATGGTGTTCGCCTCCGCGGACGTCGCGACGAGCCGCGAGGCGGCGGCGCTTGCCTCCTCGCAGACGGATTCGCCGGAGATATACGCGCTTGCCGGCGTACATCCGCACGAGGCGGAGAATGTCTCCCCCTCTTATATCGCGGAGCTTGAGGCGATTGCCGCGGACAAGCGGGTCTGCGCCGTCGGAGAGATAGGCCTTGATTATTTTTACGACCATTCGCCGCGCGAGATACAGCGCCGCGTATTTTCCGAGCAGATAGAGCTTGCGAAGAGGATCGGCAAACCGATTGTCATCCATGTGCGCGACGCGCAGAACAGGGCGGAGGGCGACGCCAACGACGAGGTATACGCGATGCTCCGCGAGCAGGGAGCAGATGCGGTAGGCGGCGTCATTCACTGTTTCTCCGGCCGCGCGGAGGACGCGAAGGCGGCGCTCGAGCTCGGCTTTTACATCTCCTTCGCCGGTCCCGTCACCTACCCGAAGAACCAGGCGCTGCGCGAGATCGCGATGACGGTGCCGCTGGACCGCATCCTCTGCGAGACAGATTCGCCCTATCTCGCGCCGCAGGGCTTCCGCGGCAGGCAGAACGAGCCGTGGCATGTACGTTCGGTCTATGAGTATCTTTCGATGCTCATGGGGCTTCCGCTTGAGGAGTTCGCGTTGGCGGTTAAGGAGAACGGCGAAAGAATATTCGGATGGGGCAGGTAG
- a CDS encoding PhoH family protein, with protein sequence MNKVYVLDTNVMIQSPLALLSFEENDVVLPIVCLEELDRLKSDEGERGANARETIRILEKLRLTGNLLAGVKLPDGGTLRVEANFVNVTLPEGLPEVKNDNRILKICKGLADGGERIILVSKDILVRLKAQMMGLTAEDFTTEQSPRLTEQYTGRAVVYTADENMSGFKKKGLPVEEVYLIRGDEKTPFLPVVNQFVIIRSELSDKKTLLGRFNGKCIVPLESLKKEPFGIKPKNVGQRFMQEALMQDAETAPLVIIKGPAGMAKTFYSLAVGLEKIMNGPEREYRRILVTRPNVQFDSDIGFLPGSEQEKIAPFLRPVIDNLKVLVDRDEKERYKDEYELAGKIEELFARDYIATEALNFVRGRTITKTYLIIDEAQNLTPKQAKGIITRVGKGTKIVMVGDPEQIDHPFLDERTNGLSYASERMKGSSLCFQLSMEPDECERSPLAFDAASRM encoded by the coding sequence ATGAACAAGGTCTATGTGCTCGACACGAATGTGATGATCCAGTCGCCGCTGGCTCTCCTGTCTTTTGAAGAGAACGACGTGGTGCTGCCGATCGTCTGTCTGGAGGAGCTCGACAGGCTCAAAAGCGACGAGGGAGAACGCGGGGCCAACGCGCGGGAGACCATCCGCATCCTCGAAAAGCTGCGGCTCACGGGCAACCTGCTCGCGGGCGTGAAGCTGCCTGACGGGGGAACTCTGCGGGTGGAGGCCAATTTTGTAAATGTCACGCTCCCCGAGGGACTTCCCGAGGTAAAAAACGACAACCGCATCCTAAAGATATGCAAGGGGCTCGCGGACGGCGGAGAGCGAATCATCCTCGTCAGCAAAGATATCCTCGTGCGGCTCAAGGCGCAGATGATGGGGCTCACGGCGGAGGACTTCACCACCGAACAGTCCCCCAGACTTACCGAACAGTACACGGGACGCGCGGTAGTTTATACCGCCGACGAAAACATGAGCGGCTTCAAGAAAAAGGGGCTCCCCGTCGAAGAGGTCTACCTTATAAGAGGAGATGAGAAAACGCCCTTCCTTCCGGTGGTAAATCAGTTTGTGATCATACGCTCCGAACTCTCGGATAAAAAGACTCTGCTCGGACGCTTCAACGGAAAGTGCATCGTGCCGCTGGAGAGCCTGAAAAAAGAGCCCTTCGGCATCAAGCCGAAGAACGTCGGGCAGCGCTTCATGCAGGAGGCGCTGATGCAGGACGCCGAGACCGCGCCGCTCGTGATAATAAAGGGCCCCGCGGGGATGGCGAAGACCTTCTATTCTCTCGCGGTGGGGCTGGAAAAGATCATGAACGGCCCGGAGAGGGAGTACCGCCGGATACTGGTCACGCGCCCCAACGTGCAGTTCGATTCCGATATCGGCTTCCTGCCGGGCAGCGAGCAGGAGAAAATCGCCCCCTTCCTGCGCCCCGTCATCGACAACCTCAAGGTGCTCGTCGACCGCGACGAGAAAGAGCGTTACAAAGACGAATATGAGCTCGCGGGCAAAATAGAGGAACTTTTCGCGCGCGACTATATCGCCACAGAGGCGCTCAACTTCGTGCGCGGACGCACCATCACCAAAACATACCTGATAATCGACGAGGCGCAGAATCTCACGCCCAAACAGGCGAAGGGCATCATTACGCGCGTCGGCAAAGGCACAAAAATCGTCATGGTCGGCGACCCGGAGCAGATAGACCATCCCTTCCTCGACGAACGCACAAACGGCCTCTCCTACGCCAGCGAGAGGATGAAGGGCAGTTCCCTCTGCTTCCAGCTGTCGATGGAGCCCGACGAATGCGAACGCTCGCCGCTGGCCTTCGACGCCGCCTCCCGTATGTAA